cttttttttttatgttgttttttttttaattcagttttattgagatatattcacatgccatacattcatccacagtgtacaatcagctgttcacagtaccgtcatatagttgtgcattcatcaccccaatctatttttgaacattttccttacaccagaaagaataagaataaaaaataaaagtaaaaaagaactcccaaatcattccccccatcccaccctatttttcatttagtttttttgtccccattattctactcatccatccacacactggataaagggagtgtgatccacaaggttttcacaatcatactgtcacctcatgtaagctacattgttacacaattgtcttcaagagtccaggctactgggttggagtttgaaagtttcaggtatttacttctagctatttcaatgcattaaaacctaaaaaagtttatgtatatagtgcataagaatgtccaccagaatgaccccttgactccatttgaaatctctcagtgctTATATAGAATCTTACAGAAGTGAATTGTTGACATACTATGTAGTCTCCCTTCATCTAGTTCCTCCTTCCTTTGGGCTATTTAGATGGGTGCTGGGATAGcagatttttttccatgtttgttGGCAAGACTGCCCAGCAATTGGATCTGGTATAAGTGCTCTTTGGCTGTGTAAATAATGTTAATAACTAATATTTGAGTACTTAGCATGTATGAGACCCTATTCTAGTCATTTTACATATACTTAATTCATTTAAGAGGTATGTATAATTATCTGcatgttacagatgaagaaacaggcacAGTAACCTTAGGTAAAATAACTTGCCTTAAGCTTACAAATCCAGGGCATTTGTAATTGATTGTAATTGATTTGTAATtgatttgaactcaggcattCCATTTCCAGACTGTTCACCAGCCATCCAGAAACAAGGATACCTATGTATGTTCTTTGCTGTCAgtctacaaatattttatatctattaACTACAAATAATATGCCAGATTTAGGACCCAGCTTTACACACAGATTTTTGCTCATTTCATCTGCTTCCTATTCTCTGCTTATCTAAATCCTCTCCTTCAATAGTCAGCCCTTTTTCTAGCCTTAAGTAATTATCCCCACCTCTGAAATCCTGTAGCACTAATACTCTGTGTGATTCATTTGGTCACTGGAATGTACTGCTTTGTATTCTTGTCAGCCTGTTTAATGTATAAGTGTGGTTACCATATTCCTCTTCCCCAAAATTGGGGTATATCATCTGAACAAAGAATGACCTTTGCAATCTGAGAAAGACCGTTTTAACCACGGACCTTTGGAATTTCTGGGCTAACGGGAAAGAGAGGTAACCAAATAGGAAATTACCAAAAGATCCAACATTTTGGCTTGGTCTGTGTCTGTCTCCCCAGTAAGCTCTTTGAGTCCAGAGACTGTTCTTCCTCTCTAAGATTCTAGGTCCCTAGCATTTCCATATgagttttagaatcagcttttcaATTTTGGTCCATAAAAGGCAGTaaggaattttgatagggattatatTGAATCTGCAGATCATTTTGGGAAGTATTTCCATCATAACAGTATTaactcttccaattcatgaacacaggatgtctttccgTATATCTAgggcttctttaatttctccAGTGATCTTTTATGTTTTCAGTGTAGAAGTCTTGTACTTATTTTGGTTAAACTTACTCCTAAGTATTTTATCCTTTTTGATGTtactgtaaatgaaattgttttcttaacttcATTTTCTGATTGTTCTTGGCTGGTatgtagaaatacaactgattttttgtGTCTTGATCTTTTACAGCCCCaggtttttaataatttttaataatttaaataccTTTAGTCCAGGCATGTTCTCTCCAGTTTGGTATAGAAACACCACTCCTTGTTCTGACTTTTATCTGCCTGGTTCCTGATGGCATTTGCAATCTGAGAAAGAGAGTTTTATTACCCTCAGATTGTAAACAACCTAAGTTGGCAGCAAATATTGTTGCTAGGATGATGACATCAGGGAAAGCTGAATAGGGAGGGAATGGCCATAAGGTATGCATGAAGAGGAATGAGTTGACATGGATCCAAGGAAAAAGAAGGTCTGTGATgcacaataaagagaatcagaaTTCACTTGCAAAGGgtctatgatttttttcttaggGGTGAATGAGATGTTATCCCTACACCAAAGCAGTGCCAGAAAGGGAGTTACTAGGACTTCAGCTGCAGTAACAAGATGCTGTCAAGACCAAAGCCAGGGGAGTCCGAGGCGGACCTGCTACGCTTCCAGAGTCAGTTTTTCGCAGCTGGTGCAGCCCCAGCAGTACGGCTGGTGAAGAAGGGAAGTAGGAGAGGTGGTGGCACTAACCCCGACCAGCCTCTGCTGCAGGACCATCGGGATGTGGTGATGTTGGACAGTGAGTACCTGTAGGTGTGAATGACactgagagggagagagggtgccgccccagcccccacccccaccccatttctggtatgaCGAGGCTCTGCTCCATCATTATTTCTGACACTGCATAGCCTCTGTTGCTtgagccccattttatagataaagaactGATGCTCAGAGGTTAAATATCTTGCCTAAGTTTACACACCTTAAGCCAAGCCCCATAGAAActgctgtttcttcctttctttctttttttcttttagagaacttgtagatttacagaaaaatcatgcataaaatacaaaattcccacataccaccctattatcaacaccttgcattagtgtagtacatttgttacaattgatgaaagagcatttttataattatactattaattatagttctgTGGTTTACATTAGCTTTCACTGTGTTGTACTGtcttatgttgttgtttttttaagtttttattctagtaagatatacaacctaaaatttctccttttagctacattcaaatatataattcaatgctgttaattactcacaatgccttttctttctttggctcTCCTCTACTCCCCACCCTTATTCCCACCTTATCCCACCCCATTTCCACCCCGAAGTCTCTTCCTGGTAAGAGATGAGTATCCTTATGTctggctttttttcccccctcagaTCTTCCAGATTTGCCTCCAGCTCTAGTCCCGGCTCCCCCAAAGAGAGCCAGGCCCAGCCCTGGCCACCCCCTGTCTGAGAACGAGGATCCTGAGGAGAGGCTGAACAGGCATGATCAGCACATCACTGCTGTCTTGACTAAGATTATTGTATGTCTTACCCTGGCTGAGTGAGAAAGGCTGTCCTAGGGATACCAAAATTATGAGATGGAAGTGGTGAGCTTTATGAGTAGACGGTGCTTCAGAAAAGTGGGACATTTTCCCCCTACAGCTAGGTTGGTGGCTGGGTTAGAATCACCGTGTCCTGAGAAGTGAGGTGGGTTCATGAGCCACCAGAACGAGGTTCTAGCCATGCAGAACCAtgctggggctgggtggggtaGGGTTAGCCTGGGGACGTCTCTCCATCTCCACTACTTTGTGCTTTGTTGCTGCAGGAACGGGATACAAGTTCAGTAGCCGTGAATCTGCCTGTGCCCAGTGGCTTTGCTTTCCCCCCTGTATTCCATCGCTCAAAGGATAGACAGGTAGGCAGGAGTAACCCTGGGTGCTACTTAGTGGACAGTCAGGTGAGCATAGTAGTACATCTTTTATCATGTAGATAGTGTTAATAATGATAGACTCTCCCATTTATAAAGCAATACCATATAAGTACTTTaaacacattatttcatttattcctcttaATGACCTTGTAAGGTAGGTATCATTATCTCTGcttctcagatgaggaaactgagacctccAAAGAGGTAAATAATTTAGATCCAGCACCACACATCTAATAGGTAGAAGATCCAGACATCAAGCCCAAGTTGATCATAATTCAAGGCCTCTACTCCCATTAAAGCCCTCCTTTTTCAAGTAGTAGGGTTGTGATCCCTGGAGATCAAGCAAAGTTCCTTTTACCTGTTTGTTCCAGAGAACTTAGCATAATGGGGTTGAGAGGAGAGGGAGTAATGAACATCAATAACCCGgattttctttttgccccttAGAGAAAGGCAGCAACGTCTGGCAAGAAAAGCATCTTTGCCCAGGAGATTGCAGCAAGGAGGGAGTCTGAAGCCAGCAAGGAGGGTGTCCCACTATTGGGGGAAGTTGTGCCTGCCCTGGACCCACCAAAGGGTGAGCTGGAGTTGAAGAGGCTTGGGCTCGGCCTTTTTAGAAGACATGATCATAAAATCTCTTTTGGAGATACATCTTCCCTACCTCAAATGGGAAGTGCATTTGAACTGGCTCAAGAGAAGGTTGTTTCATGTCCCCACTTAGAGTGCTAAGTATTGAAGGCTGGGATCCACCTCTGGGTCTTAGATGCAGGGAGGGGCACGCCATTGTGTGACCCTAAGAGACAGGGAAGTAGATAGGATTGTCTGGCAGAGTCTATAAAAGTAAAGATTATAGGCCAAGGTTCCTTTAATGATGAAAATTCTAGATAATGAGCTGGGAGCCGGCTCCTGAAGGCAGACAGCTGCCTAGACATCTAAGAGTTTTTCTTAAGGAAACTTTCTCACATAAAGAATGTAAGGGGAAGAATGAGTGAAGAGGCCagtcccccacctcaccccagagTGCCTGGAGTCTTGTGCCAGCCTCTGAGGGTCTCTACTCTGTGCCCAGGACAGCTGTGGGACCTACATCTGTCTCCAGATGTAGTGGGTTAGAGAAGAGGCCAGAGGGCCCAGTTAGAGCCATGAGGGCAGGGCAGCGAGACTGATCATACACTTCTTCCAGGTGCTGTGACGTGTGAGGCACCCATTCCTGTGGACCAGGGCCACCAGCTTCCAGAGAGCAGCCACAGCTTCCAGGGACCCCATCTGGTCACAGGGAAGGGGCTCAGGGGCCAGGAGGCTGAACAGGAAGCCCAGACCATACACAAGGAGAATATAGCAAGACTACAAGCCATGGCCCCTGAGGAGATCCTGCAGGAGCAGAAGCGGTTGCTGGCTCAGCTTGGTATGGGCACCGGACTTTTCCTGCCAACACTGGGCTAGGAAGGGACTCCACTTTTGAGGaaggcttactatgtgccaggcactgtgcgtAGTACTTTGCAGGCGTTATTTCATTCTGTCCTCAAACTAGTCCTATGAGGTAGGTGATATTAACCtcctttttcttattaaaaacaaacaacaacaacaaaaaaactaaggCTCAAAACTTGAAGAATCTCTTCCCCCAGGTCACACAACTGGTAAGGAACAAGGATGGAATTTAAACCTAGGTCTGTCTGGTCTCACAGGCCCTGCTTGAGCCCCACTATACTATATATACTCTACTACTATAACGTACACTGTGTGATACTCTACCTCCCTCCTAGCTTCTCCTTGCCAAAAGGATAGGCATCAAGTCACCCTTGTTCCCCACTGTATATCTAGCACCTACATAGAGCCtatcacatagtaaatatttagtaaatatttatgaataaataaatcagtggagagaaagggaaattGCTCTCCTAAATGCCTTGCTTCTCTTTAGCCCTAGTCAACATGCATTCATTATTCCACAGCTACTTGCTTTGGACCTCTGATCTGGAGCCAAGCACAGGGATGGGCCTAGGGACCTGGGTTGTGGGACCTTGAGGGTAGAGGGAAAGGTGGGTAAGCAGGACCCAGTCACCCCAAGGTATGAGAAGGGCCACAGGAGAACCCAGGAGGCTCAGGCCAGGGCTAGGAAACAGCTTGGGCTGTCCTTGCCACCATGAGTTTCAGGTCTACAGGCGGCTGGAGAGAATTTGCCCTCACTCACTTTCTCCTCCACCCACCCCTCTAGATCCCAATTTGGTTGCCTTCTTGAGAGCTCGCAGCCGCTCCCATGAGCAAGCAGGAGAGAAGGCCACGGAGGAGCAGAGGCTGGGAGGACTCTCTGCTGAGGTCATTAAAGAGGAGCCAATGGTGCCAACTTCTGCTAGTGAGCCCAGGAAGGAAGATGAGCTGGATCCAGGAGCCCCAggtttgggggagaggggaataTCTTTTGGGGGATAAAAGTGTCCATTTTCCTTTGGATGGCAAGTGGCAGAAGAGAGAAACTTCCCTGTCCTTGAACATCTGAAATTAATCATTATTGGCTTCAACTCAGTCTTCATTTGCTGAAGCATGTCTTCATGCACATGCTTCCTACCTTCTTGTCCTGTTACTGctcttcctcccccttccctgtAAGAGACATCAGGGTGTGATGGCTGAATGCCCTGCCCCTCAGCAGACCATCTCCCTGCCTTTGTTGTAGCTGCCCTGGCTCTGGCTCTATCCATCCCACAAGCCTTTCTGCCTCTGCTCCTAGTGTTGAGGGGAAGATGGCAGGACTAGGGTAATGGGAGAGGAAGAGTCTGATGCAGGTCTGTATGAACATGCCAGACCAGAAGCAGAGAAGCCAGTGTGAGCACTCATTTCCCCAAAGCTGGATTATTTTATTAGTGattaacaaaagaagaaattgagtTATGAGAGCCAGTAACCTCCTGCTCCAGAGGAGTTCCAGGCAGCTGAGCTGGCTGGttgggggcaggggtgaggaAGGAGGAGGGTGCTGTGGGTGTTTCTGCATGCTGCCCCACCTGGAGCAGTATAGCTGACCCCTCCTCATTgtccccaccccactgccccgGGGCTTTAGAGGGTTGGTCCTAGAGAGTGAAGAGCTATATTTTCCCAGATATGGGTagtcctcccttcctcctctgttccttctttctctcaTCCTTTCCACCTCCTCTTCATCTTCACTTTCCTCCTGCCAGCAAGTCCTTCAGGACAGAAAGTGGCTAGATGAGGGCTGAATGTGTCCTGCCCTGTCTGACATTCACCCAGTTTCCAGGAGTTCTAGCCCCTGGGCCTTGCCATTTAGCCATAGCTGAGGGCAGAGGCTGCCAGGCCCTGGGGGCAGAGATGGGTGTGGTAGCTGCTGAGTGATGGCTGGGACCCCTGTAAACCAGTGAGCTGGCCCTCAGTGAATACTACCCTGctcccaccttcccagctccggcaCTGCCCATGACCCCCCAGAAAGAATGGCTGCACATGGACACTGTTGAGCTGGAGAAGCTCCATTGGACCCAGGATCTGCCCCCACTCCGGCGGCAGCAGACACAGGAGGTGAGGAAGCCCAGGTGGCCTAAAAgaggtgtgaggtgggggtggtgagGCTGCTGCTCCTACTCCCAGAACTCaggcccttctcttcccctgagCCTGAGAAATGCCTCTCCTCTGTGCTTACCCTCCTCTCCCATCACCTTGCCTGGCCCCAAGGCCAATGGAGTCTAGTTTCCACTCAAGAGGTGGAATCAGAACCTGAGCCCTGAGAGCCCTGGGATTAAAGGTGAAGAGTGGCTGCTCCCGGCCAgtagtcttctttctcttcccataGAGGATGCAGGCCCGATTCAGTCTTCAAGGAGAACTGCTAGCCCCTGATGTGGACCTACCGACCCATCTGGGCCTGCACCACCATGGAGAGGAGGCAGAGGTGAGGCAGGAGACCCAGGGAGGACTGGGCAGCTCTTGGCAAGGGCTTTTAACAGCAGTGGGGAAAAAGATATCTCATCAGTTGCCTTGGACCTCCTTTGTGCCCTGTTCTGGTCCATGGCCTGCTGTCCATTCAGTTCTTAGGTTCAAACTCTTTCTCCTACCCCCTCACATTCCATTCATTTGCCCAGATCTTGCCAATTCTCAGCGTCACCTCCCCATGATGTTTCCTGGGTAAGAACCCTGCTGCTTCTTGTCTGGCTGATCGCCACATCTCCACTCTCTTCCCTGTGCTCTTCTCTCCCTTATGGGCCTGCCATGCTAATTTCCTCTGGCCCGGCTCAGGCCACACCTTTCCTCAGAAAACTTCCTATCTCCCCTCTGCTTACAGAATAAGGTCCTGGCTCAGCCTAGCAAGAAAGTCCTTCCACAGTCTGTTCCTGCTGACCCTACagctctgcctccttccctcctgctCCACCATTCTGCTGGCTCCTCCCCTCTACACCCTGTGCTCAGGGACTTCCAGGACTCAGGGCCTGGAGTCCCCTCCAGGGAATGCCTTTACCTTTTGCTCCACACCAGGCCATCAAAGCTCCACCCATCCACTGAGACCAGAACATGTTTCCACATTCTCCCTTCGCTCTCTTATTCTTCGATTGCAAATTCAACAGCAATTACTACATTCCTCCTGATCTGCCTTACACCATGGTTACTTGGCTATCAGTCCTCTCTTCTCTACAATCTGGTGACTCCATGGAGAACAGGGGCAGGGGACATCACTTACTTATCTTTGTCTCTCCCTTGACACATAACTCAGTGCTTGGCATGTAGAGATGGCTGGGTTTTGTTGGGGGGTGCTGCCCTGCATCCTGGCTCCTTCTGACTTTTTTTCCCTGCCCCAGAGAGCAGGGTACTCCCTACAGGAGCTGTTCCACCTGACTCGCAGCCAGGTTTCCCAGCAGAGAGCTTTAGCACTGCATGTATTGGCCCAGGTCATCAGCAGGGTGAGTGGATTGCTGGTCCATGATCCTGCCTACCCCTTTGCCCTGCAACCCTATAGTCCCCCACCTCCTACCCTTTTCACTCTGGCTCACTAGCCCAGACACCAGCTATCTGTGGGTCAGACTGGGGAGCAAGGCGAACCCAGGGTCACAGGCGGACAAATGAGGGATTAGGACAAAGACTCCACAACTTCAGCATCTTCAGCAAGGTTTTATCCTTCCTGTCCCCCAGGCCCAGGCTGGTGAGTTTGGGGACCAGCTAGTGGGCAGTGTCTTGCGCCTCCTTTTGGATGCCGGCTTCCTCTTCCTGCTGCGCTTCTCCCTGGATGACAGAGTGGATGGGGTCATCGCAGCCGCTGTACGGGCTCTCCGGGCTCTGCTGGTGGCTCCTGGAGATGAGGTACCATAGGAGCAGGAAGGGGGTTGGAGACATCAGGGTCCTTACTCCTCGTGCTGGGCATTCCCTCATTACGGAGACTGTGACAGGTCAAGTGGAGATGGAATGGCAGGCATCACCCTCTTCTAAGGCCCCCGAGCCCAGCAGCCTtggctttctgctttctttgggtggCTTCCTGGACCCATTTCCTGGCCTGGCCCCTacttcctctccccacctccactcctTTTCTTTGGCAGGAGCTCCTGGATCGCACCTTCTCCTGGTACCATGGAGCTTCGGTGTTCCCTCTGATGCCCAACCAGGAGGACAAAGAGGACATTGATGAGGATGAAGAGCCCCCAGCAGAAAAGGCCAAAAATAAGAACCCCGAGGAAGGAAGCCGGCCCCCACCTGACCTGGCCCgacatgatgtcatcaaggtaAATGTGCTGAGACAGCTGTGAGCCTGGCCCAGTCCCGCTTCATTCCCATCCCATGACCCTGGGGGTAAGCACATGTCAGGCAAAAGGGATCATCAAGGCCCTGAACTCGGCTACATTTGGCAGTGGGCTTATCTCTCTGATCCCCAGGGGCTCCTGGCCACCAGCCTGCTGCCTCGGCTGCGTTACGTGCTGGAGGTGACCTGCCCAGGACCTGCTGTAGTCCTTGACATCCTGGCTGTGCTCATCCGCCTGGCCCGGCATTCCCTGGAGGCAGCCACAAGggtgagaaagagaaggaagcaagAAATGGGCAAAGAGCCTGGCTGGACCTACCTGGTCTTAACCCTCTACCTCCCTACCTTCCCATTccccactgtcttccacaggTCCTGGAGTGCCCTCGGCTGATAGAGACTGTGGTTCGAGAGTTCCTGCCCACTAGCTGGGTCCCCATGGGGGTGGGTCCTACTCCCAGTCTACACAGAGTGCCCTGTGCTGCTGCCATGAAGCTACTTCGTGTCCTGGCCTTGGCCGGTAGGAATATCGCCGCCAGGCTGGTGAGCAGGAGGCAGGGCTAGGCTGGGGGCTGACCATGGCCTCTGGACTCTAGGTGGCCAACTCttaccctcctcttcctctgtgGTCCAGTTTGCTTAGAAATGCGACAGAAGCTATAGGCAGGAACCTAGTCACCTGGAGGCTAATGCATCTTTTGAGCCTACCCTGGTCTCATTATGTGAGGAGAAAGCTCCCTGTTCCCTGGGCCCAGACCAGAAAAGCCACACACAAATGGGCCCTCCTCACCCACAGCCAAATAGCCCTAGAAAAGGTGCCCAGCAAGTGCTTACTAAAAAgcgggagggaaggaaggagggatgaATGAGGTAGTTTCACCCCTGCCCAGAGCTCTGCCCCTGTGGCACCTGAGGGGCCTGGAACAGCAAGGCCTGGTGAAGCCAGTCTCCTTAGTGACACAGCCTGAGGCTAGAGTGGTTAGATGGACTTGTAACTCTTGACTGACCCTGATCCCCAGACTCTCTGCCCATCTCCAGTTGAGCGGCTTTGATCTCCGGAGCCGTCTGTGCCGCTTCATAGCTGAGGCTCCGCAGGAACTGCCCTTGCCCTCAGAGGAAGCCGAGGCACTGAGCTCTGAGGCCTACCGTCTGTGGACCGTGGCTGCCTCCTATGGACAAGGCGGTGATCTTTACAGGTGAGGAGATGCACAGACCCCTCCAGTTCTGCCTTTCTGGCTTACCCTGACACCTCGGCCTTGCTCAAGCTCCCAGACTTGGAGGGGTGCTGCGAATGGGGAAGCAGAGACTCCAGGAGGACTAAAGAAAGCTTGGGTATCTGGATCAGCCAGGGGAGAATGAAATGAGCCTGGGTTAACCACATTCTGTACACAAAACAGAAGCGTTGGTATCTTGATGAAATCAGATCTAAACTCCCTGTTGAAGGGCAGCTTTGAAGGGCTACATCCTTTCTATTCTTCAAGGCTCAGCCTTCCTTCCCTCTTGAAGCCTTCTAAGAGGGCCCCAACCCTCGGGGCCCTCCTCCCTAACCAGAATGCACATCCCtggggtggggccatgtctcagTTTCATGTCTCTCttcccccagggaactgtatCCAGTGCTGGTGCGGGCCCTGCAGGCTGTGCCCCAGAAGCTCGCCACCCACCCGCCCCAGCCCCTGTCCATGCAGCGGATCGCCTCGTTGCTCACTCTCCTCACCCAGCTGACCCTGGCAGCCACCAGGTGGGTCTATAGCCCCGAGTTTGCCAGCAGGGAAGTCCTCCTGGAGACCCTGGGACAGGTGGAATGTTCCTCCACAGAGAGAGGGTGGCTGGAGCTTAGAGGCAAGTGAGGCAGCCAGACCCTCCCTCTGCACCTTTTGGCACTCCCGTAGTGACTCCGCAGAGACCAGCCTGTCGGCCGCCCCTTCTTTAATCACTTGGACCCAGGTGTCTGGGCTCCGACCTCTCGTGGAGCCATGTCTAAGGCAGACCTTGAAGTTGCTGCCCAGACCTGAGGAGTGGAGTGCCCTGGGCCCGGTGCCCACTGCATGCCTGCTGTTCCTTGGCGCCTATTACCAGACTTGGAGCCAGCAAGTAAGTGTCCCTGCCCCTCCACCATGCCCTTTGCaccctgcctccatcttcacactCCCACCCTCTTGCTCCCACTTCTCCACTTCTACCTTCCCCCGCTACCCCCATTCCTGACTTTCCTGCCCTCCACCTTCTCTCTCTtacctttcctcttctttcttcctccctatCCCGGTGGAGCTACAGGGAGTCATGTTGGTGGGGACCAGAGAGCCTCAAGCACAGCCTCCTTATAGCCTTCTTGCTCTCCCAGGGCCCCTAGACATCAGGTGCCAGAGCAACCTCATGGGCTTCTCTCCCTTCTGAAGTGTCAGAAGGCAGAAGCCTCCAAACTGACTCTTTGGGGCTCTTGGAATTGTGGGGTTGGCTTGGGAACACAGGGCCTAGGAGAATGGGTGCTGTGGGCCGTCATCTCAGTGAGCCCCTCTGTCCTCCAGCCAAGCTTGTGCCCGGGGGATTGGCTTCAGGACATGGAGCACCTGTCAGAGGAGCTGCTGCTTCCCCTGCTGAATCAGTCCACTCTGGGCAGCCTGTGGGATTCCCTGAGGTACATATAGTGTGTGTGTGATGGGTGGCAGAGGTGGGGGGTTGCAGGATCTCTCCGTGTGATTCCTGGGTTCGACTTCCTGATCCATCCCAGGGTGGAACCCTTCAACCCGAAGGAAATCTGAATCCTTGGCAAGCAGTGGAGATGGGCAGGTGACAGCATGGAGCATCCTCCACATGAGGGCCCCTGTTCCTCTGCAGAGCTCTGGGCTCCAGGAGTCCAAGTGCTGGGCCCCAGGGCACAGCCAAGCACTTGCTGGCCTTGGTCCAGATCTAGCAGCTCCTCTTTAGTCTGGCACACATCAGGTCAAGTTTCCTATGGATGGCTTCTTCAGAGTCCTCCTCAGCTTCTCCATTTTGCCTACAGGCGCTGCTCCCCTTTCTGCAACCCGCTGTCCTGTGCCCCAGCCTCTGAAGCTCTCCCCAGCCTCGTGTCCCTGGGCTGCTCGGCAGGCTGCCCCCCCGCTCAGCCTGGCTGGCTCAGCCTCACCCTTCCCGTTCCTGACCGCCCTCCTCTCTCTTTTCAACACCCTGGCCCGGATTCACAAGGGGCTATGTGGCCAGGTGAGCCCTGGGTGTCCACTTAGGGGCCAGGCAGAGAGCCAAGATGGCAGGAGTCagaaaggaagaggggagggTGCCCGGTGGGGAAGAAAGGCTTGTTCTGCCAGCACCTGTTTTCCTGGGTTTGGCTGGGAGGGGCACAGCTACCTGGGAAGCCCCAGGTGGAATCAAAGTCAATTTCTAGTACTCACCAAGCTTGTTCCTCTTTAGCTGGCTGTTGTGTTGGCCACCCCAGGACTTCAGAAATACTTCCTCCGCTGTGTGGTTCCTGTGGCCAC
The Choloepus didactylus isolate mChoDid1 chromosome 4, mChoDid1.pri, whole genome shotgun sequence DNA segment above includes these coding regions:
- the RPAP1 gene encoding LOW QUALITY PROTEIN: RNA polymerase II-associated protein 1 (The sequence of the model RefSeq protein was modified relative to this genomic sequence to represent the inferred CDS: deleted 1 base in 1 codon) — encoded protein: MLSRPKPGESEADLLRFQSQFFAAGAAPAVRLVKKGSRRGGGTNPDQPLLQDHRDVVMLDNLPDLPPALVPAPPKRARPSPGHPLSENEDPEERLNRHDQHITAVLTKIIERDTSSVAVNLPVPSGFAFPPVFHRSKDRQRKAATSGKKSIFAQEIAARRESEASKEGVPLLGEVVPALDPPKGAVTCEAPIPVDQGHQLPESSHSFQGPHLVTGKGLRGQEAEQEAQTIHKENIARLQAMAPEEILQEQKRLLAQLDPNLVAFLRARSRSHEQAGEKATEEQRLGGLSAEVIKEEPMVPTSASEPRKEDELDPGAPAPALPMTPQKEWLHMDTVELEKLHWTQDLPPLRRQQTQERMQARFSLQGELLAPDVDLPTHLGLHHHGEEAERAGYSLQELFHLTRSQVSQQRALALHVLAQVISRAQAGEFGDQLVGSVLRLLLDAGFLFLLRFSLDDRVDGVIAAAVRALRALLVAPGDEELLDRTFSWYHGASVFPLMPNQEDKEDIDEDEEPPAEKAKNKNPEEGSRPPPDLARHDVIKGLLATSLLPRLRYVLEVTCPGPAVVLDILAVLIRLARHSLEAATRVLECPRLIETVVREFLPTSWVPMGVGPTPSLHRVPCAAAMKLLRVLALAGRNIAARLLSGFDLRSRLCRFIAEAPQELPLPSEEAEALSSEAYRLWTVAASYGQGGDLYRELYPVLVRALQAVPQKLATHPPQPLSMQRIASLLTLLTQLTLAATSDSAETSLSAAPSLITWTQVSGLRPLVEPCLRQTLKLLPRPEEWSALGPVPTACLLFLGAYYQTWSQQPSLCPGDWLQDMEHLSEELLLPLLNQSTLGSLWDSLRRCSPFCNPLSCAPASEALPSLVSLGCSAGCPPLSLAGSASPFPFLTALLSLFNTLARIHKGLCGQLAVVLATPGLQKYFLRCVVPVATPHLTPFSAWAFRHEHHLQYLALTLAQRAATHQPVLATSAPLHHGLALALLSRLLPGSEHLAHELLLSCVFRPEFLPERASGGPEAADFSDRLCLGSSGDPGCGRGALLAQACQDLPSIRSCYLTHCSPIQARLLASQALHRGELQRLPALLLPVPKEPLLSTDWPFLPLIHLYHRASDTPSGLSPTDSVGTATRALQWVLVLESWRPEALQAVPLAARLARLMCVFLVDSELFRETPIQHLMAALLTRLCQPQVLPNLNLDCPLPGLTSFPDLYANFLEHFEAVSFGDHLFGALVLLPLQRRFSVTLRLALFGEHVGALRALGLPLTQLPVSLECYTGPPEDNLALLQLYFRALVTGALRPHWCPVLYAVAVAHVNSFIFSQDPNSSDEVKAACRSMLQKTWLLVDEGLQQHLLYYKLPNSALPEGFELYSQLPPLRQQHLQRLTSEGLQNAVSET